In a genomic window of Anoplopoma fimbria isolate UVic2021 breed Golden Eagle Sablefish chromosome 6, Afim_UVic_2022, whole genome shotgun sequence:
- the washc2c gene encoding WASH complex subunit 2C isoform X3 yields the protein MSGLPEGIANGPNRSEHLGKDAHVWERPWTLEEMRQSSANWSLAADSGLFLFLQDFSQRMLSKTHDIEKQLDSLIRDTKATDSCLHSVFNDFLMLSNTQFIENRVYDEEVEETIPKADALEKQPEKEKTREQKEAELIPKMQEAVNHGLRVLESAFEHLDIKAGNSDSEDEEVTDRVEAILEPKDLYVDRPLPYLIGSQAFMEQEDVGLGDLSSDEMSVDSDRDSVIESEDGKDAVHSDDDFNQEDDEGHNSIRKKSSMMSYEDDEEEEDEDSDIFGESDRDEDDDDDDTKNTGPSSFADELAARIKGEPVNKPEGDRASLTSKKKSKSRKEPKPAKPQAAEEDSDDLFKPPEMDNDDFSPFGGRGGLFSGGKGLFDDDEEGDLFSDAPKPPVSEEKRVLNESMKSTPQSAESDKSAKKIPAGGISIFPDNSLFGSRNDSDSVESKENGTPVPKTNAASKQVPTGARVGGGGGGLFDEEDEDDDFFSGKSLLKSDSAGHKKPKKAIDLFDADDEEGDIFSEKYSAPTPTQSKTEVVEEQVKQPEKKMPAGAISLFGPGTQSLLSEGLKKRQPSTSEESEKSVENGPAPDAAKAAVKQTKKPQTRGLFSDDEDTQGSPVIPKSQSKPEPTSQGKTSKAPLSLFVDEEEEDLFASAAKSKAKPNQAKASTPQLSKTVSSSLFSDDEDQWGSSISSAGKTEVKTGGMKPSTSAPSSLTSAKVSLKSSLFDNDDDDDLFAPTTGSSQKKPQRVALLFEDEGDDDEDKGSLSGIKPAVNTNTADSAAKTPAVSSQSSSPLEESEEAVVSRPAAQDKPSEQEKPAAETPEALPSAPSSEISESKKKPAGAVSLFGGINVLANKQTKSPLDEVDDDDSFLSKDGPPPNVKKEEKVKTNAVSLFDDEEEDESDWTEPIITPSKPTAINTLKPTEERPQATSTGVFQDEELLFSQTQQKDNDPDVDLFATSGKAASSKLSSTKPVTQSLFSEDDEDDLFSSIKPKAPPPKVAEKPSKPNDRAPLASPESVSEIQANLMINPAALLPGAVPRTPGVLPGMDPSSSSGVSSSSLSPSPATTPLGVQADRVGGVDFDTPVQVTTLESTHKSRAKGSSQRRPQSRAARQQAAQRSLKDKDQTVDGDVPGPNPSPSGLAVPTPEKSSQTRDSPPLPNSAAPAALPASSPSPSSVSEISPKPPVLTLPVSTNTGKKDTSKDGSITKVLPSSDEEDLFGSDGLFGATSVTNTPTTRQTTKTTQPQASSGAELKKDNEKSTLPSIFDANTGDLFQKVKPRSTTKKAKATTFLEDDDDDEDIFGVSNSSTPTSTSSKEIKNSSSFSKQDIFQDEVSTVPKVHKKHKEKTLDASLFDDNIDIFADLTDTLKPKQKSKTKGETKSIFHDDMDDIFSSTVKTVKKAPQKSKKTPLSQEPSTAADSSNIFDDPLNALGGN from the exons ATGAGCGGGTTGCCGGAGGGAATAGCAAATGGCCCAAACAGGAGTGAACACCTGGGGAAAGATGCTCATGTTTGGGAGAGACCCTGGACTCTTGAAGAGATGCGGCAGAGCAGTGCCAACTGGTCCTTGGCAGCTGACTCAGGG ctCTTCCTGTTCCTCCAAGACTTCTCCCAGAGAATGCTGTCGAAGACACATGATATCGAAAAGCAGTTGGACAGTCTGATCCGTGACACCAAGGCCACAGATAGCTGCTTGCACTCTGTCTTCAACGACTTTCTCATGCTTTCCAATACACAgtttatagaaaat AGAGTGTATGATGAAGAGGTGGAAGAGACTATTCCCAAGGCTGATGCTTTGGAGAAGCAGCCAGAAAAG gaGAAGACTCGAGAGCAGAAAGAAGCAGAGTTGATCCCTAAGATGCAGGAAGCAGTAAATCATGGTCTGAGAGTGCTGGAGTCAGCCTTCGAGCATCTGGACATCAAAGCTGGAAACTCTGAttcagaggatgaggaggtCACAGACAGAGTGGAGGCCATCCTGGAACCCAAG GATCTTTATGTGGACAGACCACTTCCATATCTGATAGGTTCCCAGGCCTTCATGGAACAGGAGGACGTTGGACTTGGTGACCTCTCCAGTGATG AAATGTCAGTTGACAGTGACAGAGACAGTGTAATTGAGAGCGAAGATGGCAAAGACGCAGTT CATTCAGATGATGACTTTAATCAGGAGGACGATGAAGGTCACAATAGTATTAGGAAG AAGTCATCCATGATGAGttatgaggatgatgaagaggaggaagatgaggattCTGACATATTTGGAGAATCAGACagggatgaggatgatgatgatgacgacacAAAG AACACTGGCCCGTCGTCTTTTGCTGACGAGCTGGCAGCCCGAATCAAAGGGGAACCAGTTAACAAACCAGAAGGAGATCGCGCAT CATTGACATCtaagaagaaaagtaaaagcagGAAAGAACCAAAGCCTGCAAAGCCACAGG CAGCTGAAGAGGACAGTGATGACCTGTTTAAGCCACCGGAGATGGATAACGATGACTTCTCCCCATTTGGAGGGAGAGGTGGCCTCTTCAGTGGAGGGAAAGGCCTGTTTGACGACGATGAGGAG GGTGATCTTTTCTCTGACGCTCCTAAACCTCCTGTGTCAGAAGAAAAAAGGGTGCTGAATGAAAGCATGAAGAGCACACCTCAAAGTGCAG AATCTGACAAATCTGCAAAGAAGATTCCAGCAGGTGGCATTTCAATATTCCCAG ATAACAGCCTGTTCGGTTCAAGGAACGACTCTGATTCAGTGGAGAGCAAGGAGAATGGGACTCCAGTTCCTAAGACCAATGCTGCCTCTAAACAGGTTCCTACGGGAGCCCGtgttggtggaggaggaggggggctgtttgatgaggaggatgaggatgatgactTCTTCAGCGGTAAAAGCCTGTTAAAGTCCGACTCTG ctGGACACAAGAAGCCCAAGAAAGCTATTGACCTTTTTGATGCAGACGATGAGGAGGGTGACATATTCAGTGAGAAGTACAGTGCTCCAACTCCAACACAGAGCAAGACGGAGGTAGTGGAAGAGCAGGTGAAACAACCTGAGAAAAAG ATGCCAGCAGGGGCCATCTCTTTGTTTGGACCCGGGACTCAAAGTTTGCTCAGTGAGGGCCTGAAGAAACGTCAGCCGTCTACCAGTGAAGAGTCTGAGAAATCTGTTGAG AATGGGCCAGCTCCAGATGCTGCTAAGGCTGCTGTCAAGCAGACTAAGAAACCCCAGACGAGAGGTCTCTTCTCTGATGATGAAGACACACAG GGATCCCCAGTTATCCCTAAGAGCCAGTCTAAGCCTGAGCCTACAAGCCAGGGCAAAACCAGCAAGGCTCCTTTGTCATTATTTgttgatgaggaggaagag GATCTGTTTGCATCTGCAGCTAAGTCTAAAGCAAAACCTAATCAAGCTAAAGCCTCCACACCGCAACTCAGTAAAACTGTGTCCAGCTCCCTCTTCAGTGATGATGAG GACCAGTGGGGGAGTTCTATAAGTAGTGCAGGGAAGACGGAGGTAAAGACAGGAGGGATGAAGCCCAGCACCAGTGCCCCCTCCAGTCTCACCAGTGCCAAAGTGTCTCTCAAAAGCAGCCTCtttgataatgatgatgacgatgaccTGTTTGCTCCAACAACAGGGTCAAG TCAGAAGAAACCTCAGAGAGTCGCTCTCTTGTTTGAAGAtgagggtgatgatgatgaagataaagGATCCCTCTCTGGCATCAAACCTGCTGTCAACACAAACACCGCAGACTCAGCTGCCAAA ACACCGGCGGTGTCCTCTCAGTCGTCTTCCCCGTTGGAGGAATCAGAGGAAGCTGTAGTTTCTAGGCCAGCAGCACAGGACAAGCCTTCAGAGCAGGAGAAGCCGGCGGCTGAGACCCCTGAGGCGCTCCCATCAGCGCCCTCGTCAGAGATCAGCGAGAGTAAAAAGAAGCCTGCTGGAGCAGTCAGTCTTTTTGGAGGCATCAATGTTCTTGCCAACAAGCAAACAAAGAGCCCGTTGGATGAAGTTGACGATGATGACAGCTTCCTCTCCAAGGACGGCCCACCACCAAATGTCaagaaggaagagaaagtgaaaacaaacGCTGTTAGTCTGtttgatgatgaggaggaagatgaatcAGATTGGACTGAGCCGATAATCACACCAAGTAAACCCACAGCAATCAACACACTAAAG ccTACGGAGGAGCGACCACAAGCAACAAGCACAGGTGTGTTCCAGGATGAGGAGCTGCTGTTCAGTCAGACGCAGCAGAAGGACAATGACCCAGATGTTGATCTGTTTGCCACTTCAGGGAAAGCTGCG AGCTCCAAGCTCAGCTCAACGAAGCCAGTAACACAAAGTCTGTTTTCagaagatgatgaggatgacCTCTTCAGCTCCATCAAGCCAAAAGCTCCTCCTCCG AAAGTAGCAGAGAAGCCCAGTAAACCTAATGACAGAGCCCCACTAGCAAGTCCAGAATCTGTATCTGAGATTCAG GCCAATCTGATGATCAACCCCGCTGCGTTGCTCCCTGGTGCTGTTCCCAGAACGCCGGGTGTACTCCCTGGCATGGATCCTAGTTCATCCTCAGGGGTGTCCAGCTCCAGCCTGAGCCCCAGTCCTGCCACTACTCCTTTAGGAGTCCAGGCGGACCGCGTGGGAGGGGTAGACTTTGACACCCCAGTACAGGTTACAACACTGGAGAGCACGCACAAG AGTCGTGCCAAAGGTTCTTCACAAAGGAGACCCCAGTCCAGAGCAGCGAGGCAGCAAGCGGCCCAAAGATCTTTAAAGGATAAAGACCAGACTGTGGATGGAGACGTTCCTGGGCCAAATCCGAGTCCGTCTGGTTTAGCCGTACCTACACCAGAAAAGTCCAGTCAGACGCGCGACAGTCCGCCATTACCTAACTCGGCTGCACCCGCTGCCCTGCCCGCCTCATCACCTTCTCCATCATCTGTCTCTGAAATCTCCCCTAAACCGCCTGTACTGACACTGCCAGTATCCACAAACACTGGAAAGAAAGACACCAGTAAAGACGGCAGCATTACCAAGGTGCTTCCATCTTCTGATGAGGAGGACCTTTTTggctctgatggtctgtttggGGCCACCTCCGTCACTAACACACCCACCACCAGACAAACTACCAAGACTACACAACCTCAGGCCAGTAGTGGGGCGGAATTGAAGAAAGACAACGAAAAAAGTACTCTCCCATCCATTTTTGATGCCAACACAGGAGACCTTTTCCAAAAGGTCAAACCAAggtcaacaacaaaaaaagccaagGCCACAACCTTTTTGGAGGACGATGACGACGATGAGGACATCTTTGGAGTGAGCAACAGCTCCACTCCGACCTCCACAAGTAGTAAAGAAATCAAGAACAGCAGTAGTTTTTCAAAGCAGGACATCTTccag GATGAAGTTTCCACCGTGCCTAAAGTTCACAAGAAGCACAAAGAGAAGACACTTGATGCCAGCTTGTTCGATGACAACATAGACATTTTTGCTGACCTGACGGAcactttaaaaccaaaacagaagTCCAAGACAAAGGGAGAGACCAAGTCAATATTTCATGATGACATGG ATGACATCTTTTCAAGCACAGTAAAAACAGTCAAGAAGGCTCCCCAAAAATCGAAGAAAACGCCACTCTCTCAGGAGCCCAGTACAGCGGCGGATTCAAGCAACATATTTGATGATCCACTCAATGCTCTTGGTGGGAACTGA